Proteins found in one Candidatus Cloacimonadota bacterium genomic segment:
- a CDS encoding nucleotidyltransferase domain-containing protein: MIRQKQINEIIKIIVKGYKPEKIILFGSYANGNPTENSDLDLLLVKESKLPRYKRARAVHRLFVPYPCAMDIIVYSKSEINKWKDIRNSFVYDVLKNGKVLYEQTVVTQKKHLN; this comes from the coding sequence ATGATTAGACAAAAGCAGATAAACGAAATTATAAAAATTATCGTCAAAGGATACAAGCCTGAAAAGATAATTCTTTTTGGCTCTTATGCTAATGGGAATCCTACAGAAAATAGTGACTTAGACCTGCTGCTGGTGAAAGAAAGTAAACTTCCTAGATATAAAAGAGCCAGAGCAGTCCATAGGTTATTTGTTCCATATCCGTGTGCAATGGATATAATAGTTTATTCTAAAAGCGAAATAAATAAGTGGAAAGATATAAGAAATTCTTTTGTTTACGATGTATTAAAAAATGGAAAAGTATTGTATGAGCAAACTGTTGTGACACAAAAGAAGCATTTGAATTAG